ACTGTGGTGAAGGAGAGAGCCGAAAGTTTCTCGAGGGAACATAGAGAAGAGTACGATTACGTGACGGCCAGAGCGGTAGCACGTTTGAACATCCTCGTGGAAATATGTGCTCCAGCCCTCAAGGTGGGAGGAGGGATGCTTTTCTACAAGGGCCCTTCCTTCGAGGAAGAACTGAAGGAGGCCGGGAAGGCTCTCAGTGAACTGAAGGTTGAGCTGGAGAAGGTGAGGAAGTACACTCTGAAAACCGGTGAGCGAAGGTGTCTTCTGGTACTCAAAAAGATGGATCGATCTCCCGAGAAGTACCCAAGGAGGGTGGGGATACCATTCAAGCGTCCCTTGTTGTGATCGAAAAGGATGTCTTTCCTGGTCCCCTGAACATGGCCATAGACGGTCTGATGGCGGAGTGGGCATGGTTTAAGAAAAGCCCCTTCCTCAGGCTCTATGGATGGAAAAGACCCACGGTCTCTCTGGGACGATTTCAAAAAGAAGATGGTTTGAGAATACCAGAGGGTGTGGATCTTGTGAGGAGACCATCAGGTGGTCGAGCGGTGCTTCATCGCATGGAGATCACTTACTGTCTTGCAGTTCCAAAAGAGAGTCCGTTCGGAGAACTGTCTGTTCTCGAGTTTCACAGGCTGGTCCATGCTACGATAAGGGAAGCACTTCGTGAGGTGGACGTTCCCGCTGAACTTTCCAATGGAAAGCGTGGGAACACCGCATTTTGTTTTGATGCATCTTCGAAATACGAGGTCGTGGTTGACGGAATGAAGATCGTGGGAAGTGCTCAGTTCAGAACAAAAACAGCAATCGTTGAACACGGTTCGATCATCCTGAAACAGGACAGCGAACTTTTAAGAGAGATCTTTGGAGAAAGTGTTCCTTCCGTGAAGGGACTTCTGGAGTTGTACGATGTGGATGTAAAGTTTCTGGAAAAAATGGTAGTGAAGAGCTTCGAAAGGGTGTTCGGCCCTTCTGTTCGAATACGTCTGAGCGATGATATGCTGAAAGAGGCGAAAAAACATTCCAGGTTCTTCGATCTGAGGAGGAGATAGGTTGGGAAAACTCATCGTCGTGGGAACCCCCATAGGGAATCTCGAAGATATCACCATCAGGGCTTTGAAAACCCTCAGAAACGTGGATCTAATACTCGCAGAGGACACTAGAAGAACTGTGATACTCTTGAATAAATACCGGATCAAAAAACCTCTTCTCTCTTTCAACGAAAAAAACTCCAAGAGGAGAATAAAAGAAGTTCTTCCGCTTTTGAAAGAAGGAAAGACCGTGGCACTGGTGAGCGATGCGGGAATGCCGGTGATATCAGATCCCGGGCACAATCTCATAGAGGAATGCTGGAAGAACGGGGTGGAGGTGGATGTGGTACCGGGGGCCAGTGCTTTAACCAGCGCAGTTGCCGTGAGTGGTTTTCCCGGGTCCAAGTTCATCTTTGAAGGTTTCCTCCCCCGGGGCAAGAACCGAAGAAGACTCCTCAGAACGTTGAAGGAGGAGAGAAGACCAGTCGTCTTTTTTGAGTCACCGGAAAGACTCATCTCCACGTTGAAGGACATCTTGGAGATACTGGGAGACCGGGAGATATTCATCGCCAGGGAGATGACCAAGATGCACCAGGAGTTCTTCAGAGGAAAGGTCAGCGAAGCGATCAAACACTTCGAAAAGAAAAAAACGCTCGGTGAAATCACGGTGATACTTTCGGGAAAGAGGTGAAAGAATGAAACAGTCATTCGAGAGGGTGTTGAGGGAGATCTGTTTCATGGTGAAAGTGGAGGGAAGAAAGGTGCTGAAGGATTTTGGGATTACCCCGGCACAATTCGACATCTTGCAGAAGATATACTTCGAGGGACCGAAAAGACCCGGGGAGCTCAGCCTTCTTCTTGGCGTTGCAAAGAGCACCGTGAGTGGCCTTGTTAAAAGACTGGAAGCGGACGGCTACCTTGTGAGAACACCGGATACCACGGACAGAAGGGCTTACCTTCTGGACTTAACCGGGAAAGGAGAAAAAGTCATAGAAAAGGTCATAGAAAGAAGGGAAAATTTCATAGAAAAGATCACGAGTGAATTTGGACGGAAAAAAGCTGAAAGTATCTTGAAACTCCTCAAAGAGTTGAAAGCCGTCATGGAGAAGAATTTTTCCAAACAATAAACCCTATCTTCATGGCGTGTTTTCAAGGATGCTTTAAGGTTGAAGAGGGAGGTGAATGTGTTGAAACGGATTTTCTTCGCTGGATTGGTGACTATCGCCCTTTTTCTGATGGGTCAGACCATAAAAGATGTAGAGCCCGACTCACCGTTTTTCGACGTTGTGAAATACGTTGTGGATTCGGGACTCATGGAACTGGATGAAAACGGGAACTTCCGAGGGGCCCTTTTGGTCACAAGATACGATGTGGCCCAGTACATATACAGACTCGTGACAAGGTTCGAACTGGAGAAATTCAGAGAAAAATTCCCCCTTCTCGATGAACTCGATATCGTCAAGGCAGCCACTATCGCCCTGGACGAGAGGACAACGAAACTGGAAGAAGATTACAAATCACTGGACTCCAAGATCGAAAATGTGATATCGAAAGTGACCGCTGCAGCAAGCGATCTCTCCAAACTAGGGACGAAGATTGATTCTCTCGAGGACGCCTACAAGAACCTTTCTCTCGCTTTCGCCAGTTTCAAGCAGGAAACAGGTGGTTTTGACACGGAGATATTGAGAAGGATAGACACCGTCGAAAAAAAACTGCAGGAGTTGGAGCAGGTTTCCAAAGAACATTCTTCCAGACTGGATCTTGTAGAGAACAACTTGAAAAGCGCAGAGACAAAGCTCTCGAATCTGGAGGAGACGGTTACGAGGCTCGGTACCGAGACGCGGGACCTTCTTGCATGGAAGGAGGACGCGGGTGGGGACATTCTCCTTCTGAAGGGAAAGGTGGAAAGTCTCACAGAACAACTGGGTGTAACTACAAAGAGCGTGGAATCACTCTCTTCCGAACTGGCAAAATTAAAGAGTGAACTGTCTCAAAGTCTCTCGAATATTTCAAGCAGAACATCCAGTCTGGAGGCGAAACTATCCAGTCTGGAGAGCAGAATCTCTCAGGTTTCTGAAAAAGCGCTCGACCTTGGAAGCGAAATAGCGACTATTGAGAAGGATCTGGAGGTGCTATCTTCCCGCACCTCGAATCTGGAGAAAGCCCAATCCGAGTATCAAATTGTTGAGTCCCGTCTGGAAAGAGAGGTGCAAGCTCTCAAACAACAGATTGTCGATCTTGCAGACAAACTGGAGAGTGTCTCGTCCGATGTAGAGGCGCTGTCTCAAAAACTTGCGGAAGAGGAGAAAAAAGCTCAGGAGATACCGATCAATACGAACCTGTTGATGATAATCGGTGTGGGAATGCTTGCACTCATGCTGGGTGTTCTCCTGATAGCAAGGTGAGAGGATGGTTAGGGGAATAGCACTCGCCGCTGGAGGGGTCAAAGGGGCTGCTCATCTTGCGCTCCTTGAGAAAACAGGGGACGTCTTTGACGTGGTGACAGGATCCTCCATAGGTTCGATCGTTGGTGCCCTGTACGCACTGCACGGAGATCCTCACGCGGTGAGGGAGATCACCTTTTCCATCATGAAAAAACACCTTCATAGCTTGAAAAAAACAGAGAATGAAGGCACCTGGAAGGGTATGTTCCAGCGCTCACTTTTCAGGGCGGACCTTCTGTTTTCTATTCTCAAGGAGATGTTTGGTAGAAAGAGATTCTCCGACTGCAAGAAGAAACTGGGTGTTGTGGTCTTCGACACGGAGAATATGGAGTCTCTTCTGGTGACTGAAGGATTTCTCATAGACGCGGTTGTCGCCAGCAGTTCTGTTCCGGGTTATTTCGAACCGATCTGGCTGGGAGGGAATCCCGCTCTGGACGGTGGGGTGCTCTCTCCGACTCCCGTGTCACAGGCCAGAGAATTGGGAGCAGATTTTGTTGTTGCGTCCTCCTTCAGCAGGAAAAGGGATAAGGGTTTCAAGAACCACTTTGAGATGTTCTTTGTGATGGACAGGTGGAAGGAGATCATACTGGAACATGAGGAACTCTCCCGAGCGGATTTCGTGGTGGTACACAATGTGAACGAGTCGTGGAGCGAGTTCGAAAGGTACTACGAAATCTATAAAAAAGCTCTCGAAGATCTGAAAGGAGTGAGATGGCCCTGGTGATCTCTTTTGGAGGAGAAAACGGAGCGTACCTAGGAAGTGTCGGTGTGCTGAAGGCTTTGAAGGAACTCGCAAAGGACAACATCACGGTGAGATGTTGCGGAATATCGGCTGTTCCGTGTGGGTTGTTCTTCCGCACACGTTCTCCCAACAGGACGTATTCGCTCTTGGTGAGGGAGTGGAAGAACCTGGAGAAGCTTTTGAATCCGTTTTTTTCGAGAGGGATCGACAGATTTTCCATGCTCGATGCTCTCAGAATTCTGATGAGAGTGGGGGACAGCTTGAACGGTGTGCGAAACCATGAACGTCTCTACAGGTACGTGGACATCCTGTTCCCAGCACAGAAAATACCGGTGGGTCTTGAAATCTGGGTTTTCGATCTTCTGGAGGGTAGAGAGGTGGTGTTTGGAGAAGGAGACGATCTGAGAGATGCGGTGAAGGCGTCTCTTTCTTTCCCCATTCTCTATCGTCCATACAGAGACAGGTACGTTCCGCTTTCCTGGGTTACTGGTGTGCCGGAAGGAGATGTGATCGTGGTTTTTGAGCTGAAAGGAGAAGTGCATCCTCCACGGAACGCCCTCGATTATCTCTTCCTCTCGACGATCGCACGAACAAAGAGAATAGAAAAAGCAAGGATGGGAAAGGCAAAACAGATTTTGAAAGTGGAGTGCTCTTCCTCTTCGCCCGCGTTCACCGCGCGGCGAGCGTACGAAAGAGCCTTAAAGCTCTTTGGGAGGGTAGAGAAATGAAGAAGATCGTGGTGATGATTCTGGTTTTCGTGGGCCTTCTGGTGTTTTCGAAAACGATACACATAAAGGCAGATTTTGTGAGACCTTCCGAGGAAAAGATAGAGTACTCCGGGAACATCTTTCTCGAAATAGAAGAAGAAAGCTTCACGCTGAAAGCAGAAAGCCTTGTTGTAAAAAAGCTGGGAGGGAAGTGGAGAATCACGGAGGCGAGTTCTTCTGTAACCGTGACTCTCGAGGATGGTAAGCTCTCTGGAGACCATCTTGTGTACGATGTGGAGACCAGGGAGGGAACCATTACTGGGAACGTGACAGGTGATTTTCTGGACAAATCGAGTACGGAAACCGTGTTCATCAGTTGCAGCACGCTTGTGTTCGATCTGAAAGAAGATATCTTCACTGGTGTGGGAGACGTTCAGATCAAAAAAGGAGCGGTGGAGGCCTCCTCTGGGAAATTTGTCTACAGAAGAGATGATGGGATCATTGAACTTGCCGACAGCGTTGAGCTGAAAGATACCGAGAAGAACCTTAAAATGAGTGCCGACAGGGTGGTTATGGATCTTGAGGCTGATACGATGGAGGCGAGTTCCGTTACCGTTACTTTAGAGGTGGAATGATGAAGGTCATCACCACGCACAGGTCACCGGACTTCGACGCTTTTGCTTCATGTGTAGCAGCAAAGAAGTTGTTTTCCGATCACATCATCGTGTTACCGGGGAATCCCGCGAGGAATCTCTCCGAGTTCCTGAAGATATACTCCGATCGCTTTGAATTTTTTTGGGAGCACGAGTTCGACGGTGATGTCTCAGAACTCATCATCGTCGATTCTCCTTCTCTGGATCGAATTCCGGAAAAGATCAGAGAAAAGGTACGGGGTGCAAAGATAACGGTCTTCGATCATCACGTCGATGAGAGCTCGTTCAACGGTGTGGTGGCAAAGGTAGGGGCCACCATCACGATTCTTGTTGAACTTCTCCAGAAAGAGGGAATTCCTATCGATGCCACCGAAGCCACCCTCTTCATGATCGCTCTTTACGATGATACGGGAAATCTTCTCTTTTCTTCGACCACCCCACGTGATCTCGAGGTTGCAAAGTTTTTGCTGGAAAACGGTGCAAAACTTGACGAGGTAGCACTTTACACAAAAGAAGAACTCACACCACAGCAAATGGAGATAATGGATAGGTTGATCGAAAACACCCGTGAGTACGAAGTGAACGGTGTCCCTGTGACTGTTTCAATGGCCGAGTATGAGGGTTTCGTCGGTGGTCTGGGCTTGGTTGTAAGCAGGGCCTGGGAGATGAGTGGCAGTGAGACGTTCATTGCGATCGTGAGGATGGGGAAAAAGGTGTACATTGTGGGAAGAACTTCCTCACCGGATGTGGATCTTGGTTCGCTGATGAGGGACCTTGGAGGAGGTGGCCACGCGAGGGCCGCATCGGCAACGGTTGTTGGGAAAGAACCGAAAGAGGTTCTCAGCGAACTTTTGAACAGATTGCACAATCACGTGGTACCTGTTCTCAGAGCGAGGGATATCATGTCGTCTCCTGTGAAGGTCGTGCTCGCGGACATGACGATAAAAGAGGTGAACAGATTGATGGAACAAACTGGACACAACGGTTTCCCTGTTGCGGAGGGAAACAAACTGGTAGGGATTGTAACAAAGAAAGCGGTTGACAAGGCGATGAATCACAACCTAGGGGACAGATCCGTGAAATCCATCATGACACCAAATCTTGTGGTGGCAACACCTGACACTCCCGTGACGAAACTGAGAGAACTCATGGTGGAAAACGCCATAGGCAGAATACCAATACTGGAGAACGGAATCCTTGTTGGGATCGTGACCAGAAGCGATGTGTTGAGAGCAATATTCGGAAAACCTTTCAAGAAATACGTAAGGCCCGTTTTCAGAGAAAACGGTCAGATTTTCAGGAACGTAACAGATCTTCTGATGAAGTGCGTAAAGCCCCAGCTGCTCAACCTCTTCAGACTTCTGGGAAAGTTCGGAGACGAGGTGAACATGCCGGTTTACGTCGTGGGTGGATTCGTAAGGGACCTGCTTCTCGGGATAGAGAACCTGGACATAGACATCGTGGTGGAAGGAAACGCCATGGAATTCGCCGAGTATGCAAGGAGGTTCTTACCTGCAAAGCTGGTGAAGCACGAAAAATTCATGACCGCCTCCCTCTTCCTGAGAGATGGTCTGAGGATAGACGTCGCCACCGCCAGAATGGAATACTACGAATCTCCTGCCAAGCTACCGGACGTCGAGATGAGTACGATAAAAAAAGATCTCTACAGGCGCGATTTCACAATAAACGCTATGGCAATAAAGCTGAATCCCGGTGATTTCGGGTTGCTCGTGGATTTCTTCGGTGGATACAGAGATTTGAAGGAGGGGATCATACGTGTCCTGCACACTCTCAGCTTTGTGGATGATCCCACGAGGATCCTGCGTGCCGTCAGGTTCGAGCAGAGGTTCGATTTTCGCATAGAAGAAACAACGGAGAGATTACTGAGGCAGGCGGTCGAAGAGGGATATCTCGAAAAGACAACAGGTGCCCGCATAAGACAGGAAATAGAGAAGATACTCGAGGA
The sequence above is a segment of the Thermotoga sp. genome. Coding sequences within it:
- the rsmG gene encoding 16S rRNA (guanine(527)-N(7))-methyltransferase RsmG; protein product: MDLLKNALQEYGLYFEELQVKKTFHYLKELLKAPCNLTALRKLDSAVHKNVAEILIPLKNENLNGSLLDVGSGNGVPGLILAIFFPKLKVTLLDSREKSVRFLEHVVRELNLGNVTVVKERAESFSREHREEYDYVTARAVARLNILVEICAPALKVGGGMLFYKGPSFEEELKEAGKALSELKVELEKVRKYTLKTGERRCLLVLKKMDRSPEKYPRRVGIPFKRPLL
- a CDS encoding biotin/lipoate A/B protein ligase family protein, with translation MIEKDVFPGPLNMAIDGLMAEWAWFKKSPFLRLYGWKRPTVSLGRFQKEDGLRIPEGVDLVRRPSGGRAVLHRMEITYCLAVPKESPFGELSVLEFHRLVHATIREALREVDVPAELSNGKRGNTAFCFDASSKYEVVVDGMKIVGSAQFRTKTAIVEHGSIILKQDSELLREIFGESVPSVKGLLELYDVDVKFLEKMVVKSFERVFGPSVRIRLSDDMLKEAKKHSRFFDLRRR
- the rsmI gene encoding 16S rRNA (cytidine(1402)-2'-O)-methyltransferase; the protein is MGKLIVVGTPIGNLEDITIRALKTLRNVDLILAEDTRRTVILLNKYRIKKPLLSFNEKNSKRRIKEVLPLLKEGKTVALVSDAGMPVISDPGHNLIEECWKNGVEVDVVPGASALTSAVAVSGFPGSKFIFEGFLPRGKNRRRLLRTLKEERRPVVFFESPERLISTLKDILEILGDREIFIAREMTKMHQEFFRGKVSEAIKHFEKKKTLGEITVILSGKR
- a CDS encoding MarR family transcriptional regulator, translating into MKQSFERVLREICFMVKVEGRKVLKDFGITPAQFDILQKIYFEGPKRPGELSLLLGVAKSTVSGLVKRLEADGYLVRTPDTTDRRAYLLDLTGKGEKVIEKVIERRENFIEKITSEFGRKKAESILKLLKELKAVMEKNFSKQ
- a CDS encoding S-layer homology domain-containing protein, which encodes MLKRIFFAGLVTIALFLMGQTIKDVEPDSPFFDVVKYVVDSGLMELDENGNFRGALLVTRYDVAQYIYRLVTRFELEKFREKFPLLDELDIVKAATIALDERTTKLEEDYKSLDSKIENVISKVTAAASDLSKLGTKIDSLEDAYKNLSLAFASFKQETGGFDTEILRRIDTVEKKLQELEQVSKEHSSRLDLVENNLKSAETKLSNLEETVTRLGTETRDLLAWKEDAGGDILLLKGKVESLTEQLGVTTKSVESLSSELAKLKSELSQSLSNISSRTSSLEAKLSSLESRISQVSEKALDLGSEIATIEKDLEVLSSRTSNLEKAQSEYQIVESRLEREVQALKQQIVDLADKLESVSSDVEALSQKLAEEEKKAQEIPINTNLLMIIGVGMLALMLGVLLIAR
- a CDS encoding patatin-like phospholipase family protein encodes the protein MVRGIALAAGGVKGAAHLALLEKTGDVFDVVTGSSIGSIVGALYALHGDPHAVREITFSIMKKHLHSLKKTENEGTWKGMFQRSLFRADLLFSILKEMFGRKRFSDCKKKLGVVVFDTENMESLLVTEGFLIDAVVASSSVPGYFEPIWLGGNPALDGGVLSPTPVSQARELGADFVVASSFSRKRDKGFKNHFEMFFVMDRWKEIILEHEELSRADFVVVHNVNESWSEFERYYEIYKKALEDLKGVRWPW
- a CDS encoding CBS domain-containing protein, whose protein sequence is MKVITTHRSPDFDAFASCVAAKKLFSDHIIVLPGNPARNLSEFLKIYSDRFEFFWEHEFDGDVSELIIVDSPSLDRIPEKIREKVRGAKITVFDHHVDESSFNGVVAKVGATITILVELLQKEGIPIDATEATLFMIALYDDTGNLLFSSTTPRDLEVAKFLLENGAKLDEVALYTKEELTPQQMEIMDRLIENTREYEVNGVPVTVSMAEYEGFVGGLGLVVSRAWEMSGSETFIAIVRMGKKVYIVGRTSSPDVDLGSLMRDLGGGGHARAASATVVGKEPKEVLSELLNRLHNHVVPVLRARDIMSSPVKVVLADMTIKEVNRLMEQTGHNGFPVAEGNKLVGIVTKKAVDKAMNHNLGDRSVKSIMTPNLVVATPDTPVTKLRELMVENAIGRIPILENGILVGIVTRSDVLRAIFGKPFKKYVRPVFRENGQIFRNVTDLLMKCVKPQLLNLFRLLGKFGDEVNMPVYVVGGFVRDLLLGIENLDIDIVVEGNAMEFAEYARRFLPAKLVKHEKFMTASLFLRDGLRIDVATARMEYYESPAKLPDVEMSTIKKDLYRRDFTINAMAIKLNPGDFGLLVDFFGGYRDLKEGIIRVLHTLSFVDDPTRILRAVRFEQRFDFRIEETTERLLRQAVEEGYLEKTTGARIRQEIEKILEEKNPLKSIRRMAEFDIIKHLFPKTYYTPAMDGKMESLFRNIPWVAKNIGEVNKFYAVLHVFLEFYDEESWEKVRKRYSLKRDLINEVKHVEKSAPALVEMLKEGVPTSFVYPLVKGVSNETICHFLAYLRGEEEERFKAHLLKIRDTKLEKIDGNYLIEKGIKSGKIIGEVLEKILMKKLDGDTRNEEEILREILASLETEG